A window of Natator depressus isolate rNatDep1 chromosome 3, rNatDep2.hap1, whole genome shotgun sequence genomic DNA:
CACAGAACCTATACAAAGGTCAGATATAGCTGACGGTGCTCACTTTTAGGGCAGCTGCAGTTGATTTTTATAAAACAGCCAGAGTGTAGAGGGCATTTCCTACCAAATGACGAGTTAAGTTTAAGTTAATAAACTTTGAACCTAAAACTACTTGACCGTGGtcctctaaaaaagaaaaaaaagttaggcTTCATTGTGCTTTTGTACTGCATAAGTCTTTTTTCaattttgagtttaaaaaaaaaagctgtctcCAAGATAACCTTTCGATAGCAAGTATTGACTAGCCCAAGACTATGGGTATGtatacactgcagctgggagcgagcctcccagcctggataAAGAGGCTgatgctagcatgctaaaaatagctgtgtggacattgtGGCTCCTGTGATCACTTGGTCTAGCCCCCTGAGCTCAAGCCAAGCGGGACCCAAGCCTGCACCAGGGCCACAATGGCAACACAATTATTTTTAGTATGGTAGCTCAAGTatctggctgggctggaggttTGCTTccaactgcaatgtagacatatagcagcatgtagagtacagatGTTGCACAACCCCCAGGCAGGTTTaaagagcagtgtagatggtgaggcactgcttaggcgagTAGAGACGCACCAAAAGCCTTAGGCTATGTACCCTACGTGGTTCTCTGCACACCCAAGCCATGCCTCCCTTGTATACACTGCTGTATTTAGGAGTGTAGGGGCCTGCTGCCTcctcactgccagagccttttcctgccccagagaaaggctccagcagtggggaaagactctgGTAGGGAAAGGATCCAGCAGAGGGAGGCGGTGGGGAAAGGTGCAGGAGCCTTTCACTGGtgtctcccctctgccagagcctttcacagCGTAGATGCAGCCTACCTATCGCTGCGGCATTTAGCGATACGTACCCTACATGCTGCTGCAAGGCTTAAGAAGTTTGGTCTGTGGTAGTGTAATGTCAACAATCGAGACAAAGGGATCTACTGCATACGAGCAGAAATTTGCCCTTATGCgtttcctttaaaaattattacAAGCAGACAAGATAATCCTAATACAATGCAACAATGGAAAAAACACGTATGAATTAAAACTaccttttattaaatataaatcaaAGGCAACCTCTGATAAAGCCACCAATGTGTTCTCTTTCTTGACACACTACATTAACTGACCTGATATTTGTGACAGAGCTGTAGCTGTTGCTTATTTGCCTCTGATAGGGATGAAGATAGAGATGACAGCTCCAGTAACATGCCACGTGGAACCTGGTGCAGGCCCATTCTGCGAGTCCACTATTACAGTTTCTTTTTATATACCATCTGATCATCAAGCTGATCCACCTAAGCCATCTGAGTCAGATAGTTTCATTGAAAACAGACCAGAAATGACTGTGTTTGTCAGGTACGTATTAACTAACTACTGCAACTCTGCAAAGTACAGGTAGTAAATCTGTGTGCACAAGACAGCTTATATATGATCAAAAATCTTTTTAGTCCTCAAAAGAAGAGGTAAGTCCTGACACTTTCTAAAAATACAGCAACACAATGTGATATTCTTCAGCTAAACTGTGGCTGCCACCTTGTGGCAGTCAGTTGATGAATAAGATGGTGCATGCACATGCTTTATTGAATGAGTAATTCACTTTATACTAGCCAgggggtccccaaacttttcatggtCTTGCCTCCCATATCTttgtccaccccaccccaccccaccccctaggagctggggctgtgagtggggcatggacaggagtaagggggccgaggctgggacCGCAGCTGGGGGCAGCTctgaggccaggagcagggctaggaatggagctgcagccaggggccaaggctaggggcaaggctggggctgggagtgaggctggagctgggagcgaggctggagctgggagcagagccccgccCAGGCCACAATGGGGTCTGTGGCCGGATGCGGAGCCGCAGCCGGTAGCTGGGGCTGCAGATGTGGTCAGGGCCAAAGCAGAGCTGgaagcagagcggggctgggtggcgctccttTCCCACCCCCGCATGGGGACTGGCCCGGGCTCTGCCGcactcttctccctctccctcccccactggcaAACATTCCTCCATGACGtgctccacagtttggggaccactgtactAGCCTGTAATTCAATCCAAATCTCTGTATCCTCAGAACCTTTTTCACATGAGCCCAGTAAGTATAATTAGTATACAGAAGTCACATgtcctgaaaatattttgttgaacATCCCGAGATGGAGATCATCttgcattcttttaaaaaaaatgtatattttactgTATATTAATGAAAACATCATGAAAGACTTGGGATTGGAAAAAACACTGTACTTTTCCCAGTTTAAAATAGGTAAGAATATATGTTCAAGTAGACAGGAAAATGTTAATTGATGAATTTCCCCACTGCCAAGTCTAAACCAAAACAAGTTGTTCTAAGACAAAGTTAACTTTCAAGCATAAAGTAACTAACTTCATTTTCCATGTAAGCTTCAGGTAGTATTTTTCCATAGTTACAAACTGctgaaaaagaaaatttaaatgagTGCTGGGGAAAGTGTCCCCATCCCTGTTCTTGAACATTAATCCTGGGTGTTCAAAGCCACGTTCCTTGGAATTTTGTTTTTCACAGTGGCACTCTCAGGACATCAAGACAACACCCTTTACATGTACAAAATAAGGCATGTGGTCATACATTTTACTAGTTTTGCACCAAGAGGAACAGCTCTCATACAGGCCTGAAGATACCCCATTTTCCCATTGGTAAAGTCTGTTACTGTGAAATTATCTTAAAGGAAGTTGCAGAAGCTTCATCATTTGAAACAAAcgaaactggacaaagtactagAAAACGGGCTGTAGGGAACAGTCCCTGAAAGGATTGGACTATATGGTTTCAAAAAATGACTGCTGACCCATGCTGGATTTAGACAAGCTGCATAGAGAACAAGCTTAGATTTATCAGTGATAATCTTTCTTCATGTTCTCTTACTGTTTATTATTGACAGGTCCTTTGGAGGATATTCCAGTGCCACAAAGAACCAAGAAGAACTACTGACACTAGCAGAAAATTTGAAGCGGGATGGGAAAGTGTTTGATGAAAAGGTCTATTATACTGCTGGCTATGacagcccttttaaattgcttaaTAGACACAATGAGGTGTGGCTTATCAAGAGAAATGGAAACCCCAGCAATCAAGAATAGGAAACAAAATGCTTTCTTTAGAGACAGAAGTTCAGTTTATTCAGACATTTTTTTTTGCCTGGGAATTGTATATAATTGTTTTTAACATATAGACAGATTATAATCTATCAGATTTCAAATGTGCCTCTTCTAGAATGACAGTACAATTTCCCCCATTCTGTCAATTGTATGAGAGTGCTCACACTTTTAGTTAGAGTAGAAAGCCATGAAATTTTTCCTGTTCCTTCCACTTCACACCATGTTCCCTATTTCCCTCTCTTTAAAATCCATCACTGCAATTTAGCACACACCTAGAGAGGTTGCTACAGCATAACACAGGGAACTCTTCCTATGTATTCTGTGGCTACACTCTTTACTGCAGAACCTATCCCTCACCACAGAACTGCGCTTCACAataagctttt
This region includes:
- the HEBP2 gene encoding heme-binding protein 2, whose product is MLKPNKQAVASRLELPKWTAVPSQASDYEVRQYEPAKWVATSVKSVDYDSAVSTGFMKLFDYIQGKNEKGMKIEMTAPVTCHVEPGAGPFCESTITVSFYIPSDHQADPPKPSESDSFIENRPEMTVFVRSFGGYSSATKNQEELLTLAENLKRDGKVFDEKVYYTAGYDSPFKLLNRHNEVWLIKRNGNPSNQE